The Desulfonatronospira thiodismutans ASO3-1 region GTAGACAGCCCAGGCCCAGAAGAGCGTTCTGGATCTGATGTCTTTGCAGCAGGGCCAGGTCAGGGTCAATATCCTGCATGACCAGCATACTGCCCAGGATGGGCTGGGAACTCCCATGACAGTGGTAGCACTCCGGTTCGTTGGGGATGGAACGTACAGTCATGAAGTATGTTGTGCCGCCGGCGGTCACCATGGCTGATTCTTCAGTTTCACGGTCCAGGCTGTCAAATACCACCTGGTGTACATCCGGTTCAGGATGTACTTCATCCATGTCCATGCGGAGATTGTCTTCGCTGGTGGAGTAGGTGATATTGCCCCGGAAATCGGTAAGATATACGTTTAGATCATCGTAGAGATCGTCAATGCGGGCGAACTGCTGATGGGTGCCTTCATTGTCTCCGATAAGCATGGGCTCTTCTATGTTCAGTTCCACGAGGTCAGTGGTGCGGTATCCCTGGCTTTCAATCTGGCTCATGGTGTCAGCTCTTTGCCAGTAAGAATTGACCAGGATAAGCAGGGTGAATACCACGATGGCCAGCAGTACTACCAGGACCACCACCTTGAGCAGGATGGATCTTGAAAAAATATTCACAAATTTCATTTCCGGCCTTCCTGATTGTTTTATGGTTTTGAACTGGCCCCGGGATTTACTCGCCAGCATCTTCAAAAATAAAGAGTTGACGCTTGCTGGGGCTTAATGCGCCCCTGAATAGAGCAGGGGTTTGTAATTGATGTTGCGGACCCGTTCATCATCATGGCAGGGAGCGCAATGTTCTTCGATATTCAGGTCAGCTTCTATGAGGTGTGGATCACCGGTGAAGGCATGTTCCGAGCCGGGGCCGTGACAGACCTCGCATCCGGCGTGTCCCAGTTCCGGGGTGTCCTCGAAGCTGATAAAACCTCCAGGTTCACCGTAGCCGGTAGTGTGACACTCGTAGCATTCACGCTGCTCATCAGGGGTAAGCTTATCCAGCATAAGCTGGACATTTTCATCGGAGTTGGATTTGGAGGCGTACTCCATGAAGTTTTCATATTCCTCAATATGGCAGTCCATGCAGGCATCAGAACCGACATACTCCTTTTCAAAGGTATCCCCCAGGGACAGTCCAAGCCCCAAAAATAAAACCATTGCAGCCGATACCAGAACCAGCATGTATTTCATGGCCT contains the following coding sequences:
- a CDS encoding cytochrome c family protein is translated as MKYMLVLVSAAMVLFLGLGLSLGDTFEKEYVGSDACMDCHIEEYENFMEYASKSNSDENVQLMLDKLTPDEQRECYECHTTGYGEPGGFISFEDTPELGHAGCEVCHGPGSEHAFTGDPHLIEADLNIEEHCAPCHDDERVRNINYKPLLYSGAH